A region of Clostridium acetobutylicum ATCC 824 DNA encodes the following proteins:
- a CDS encoding L-lactate dehydrogenase, whose product MNFVKNKLVVVGAGMVGSAVLNSVLSLNLLSEVVIIDINDNKAKGEALDASHTTSFAYSPNVKVRAGNYEDCADAQIIVITAGPSLKPDDKLDRLVLADTNVKVTDSIMKNICKYTKDAIIIVVTNPVDIATYYCQNNFDYPKNKIIGTGTLLDTARMRKIIGKKYNVDSKNVHGYVLGEHGGSSFTSWSDVNIAGIPFNQLNDIFKDHYKVDKDEVDKEVRDSGIEVLKLKGYTSAGIAMSVSRLVKAMLLNEQSILPVSSTLEGEYGINDVALSIPCIITSNGIEKKLEIPLSKDEVEKLNKSADNLKSIIKGLNTNK is encoded by the coding sequence ATGAATTTTGTTAAAAATAAGCTAGTAGTAGTTGGTGCGGGTATGGTTGGATCAGCAGTTTTGAATTCTGTACTTTCACTTAATCTTTTATCAGAAGTTGTAATTATAGATATAAATGATAACAAAGCCAAAGGAGAAGCGCTTGATGCCAGTCATACCACTTCTTTTGCATATAGTCCTAACGTAAAGGTAAGAGCAGGAAATTATGAAGATTGTGCGGATGCTCAGATAATTGTTATAACAGCAGGTCCAAGTTTAAAACCAGATGATAAGCTAGATAGGCTAGTTCTTGCTGACACAAATGTTAAAGTTACTGATTCAATAATGAAAAATATATGTAAGTATACTAAGGATGCAATTATAATTGTAGTAACAAATCCTGTAGACATTGCTACTTACTATTGTCAAAACAACTTTGATTATCCTAAGAATAAAATTATTGGTACAGGTACACTTCTTGATACTGCACGTATGAGAAAAATTATAGGCAAGAAATATAATGTGGACAGTAAAAATGTTCATGGATATGTTCTTGGAGAGCACGGGGGTTCTTCATTTACGTCTTGGAGCGATGTTAATATTGCTGGAATTCCTTTTAATCAATTGAATGATATTTTTAAAGACCATTATAAGGTTGATAAAGATGAAGTAGATAAGGAAGTTAGAGATTCAGGAATTGAAGTTCTCAAGCTTAAAGGATATACAAGTGCAGGTATTGCGATGAGTGTAAGCAGACTTGTAAAGGCAATGCTTTTAAATGAACAGAGTATCCTTCCTGTTTCATCAACACTTGAGGGAGAGTATGGTATAAATGATGTTGCATTAAGTATACCATGCATAATAACATCTAATGGAATAGAAAAGAAACTTGAAATTCCTCTAAGTAAAGATGAAGTAGAGAAATTAAATAAAAGTGCAGATAATTTAAAGTCTATAATTAAAGGACTTAATACTAATAAATAA
- a CDS encoding substrate-binding domain-containing protein, with product MSTIKDVAKLSGVSPSTVSIILNGNASKRNISERTQRKVMDSVKKLNYHPNIAARKLRSKNSQSKPTIALYWSSDISVNIISRFLRGLQSKLAKQNYNYNVVICPYKTDCLHLEKGISKENSFDAAIIANISNYDLEYLNKASLTLPIILFNRLSNKYSSVNVDNYKMGEKASLLFAKKRYKSAAAILTESLNDAMDNRNKGFIETCHKNGIKISENHIIAAENSIHGGVDAAKKLMKLKNTPKALFCNSDSIALGVISVLNKRQISIPDDIEIVAIGMNDREYTEFSTPPVTIVDIPIEEMAGTCISLVEKLINRDIENPTSILFDGPLILRNS from the coding sequence ATGTCTACAATAAAAGATGTTGCAAAATTATCTGGTGTCTCACCAAGTACTGTATCCATAATTTTAAACGGTAATGCATCTAAAAGAAATATATCTGAAAGAACTCAAAGGAAAGTTATGGATTCCGTTAAAAAATTAAATTATCACCCTAATATCGCAGCAAGAAAGCTTAGAAGCAAGAATTCTCAAAGTAAACCTACAATAGCATTATATTGGTCATCAGATATTAGTGTTAATATAATATCCAGATTTTTAAGGGGACTTCAAAGTAAACTTGCAAAACAAAATTACAATTATAATGTAGTTATTTGCCCATATAAAACAGATTGCCTTCATCTTGAAAAAGGGATAAGCAAAGAAAACAGCTTTGATGCTGCAATCATTGCCAATATATCAAATTATGATTTAGAATATCTGAATAAAGCTTCTTTAACTTTGCCAATAATATTGTTTAATAGATTATCTAATAAGTATTCTTCAGTAAATGTTGATAATTATAAAATGGGTGAAAAAGCTTCTTTATTATTCGCTAAGAAGAGATATAAATCTGCAGCCGCTATACTTACAGAATCTCTAAATGATGCAATGGATAATAGAAATAAGGGTTTTATAGAAACCTGTCATAAAAATGGAATTAAAATATCTGAAAATCATATAATTGCTGCTGAAAACTCTATCCATGGCGGTGTTGATGCAGCAAAAAAGCTTATGAAATTAAAAAATACACCAAAAGCTTTATTCTGTAATTCTGACAGCATAGCTTTAGGTGTAATTAGCGTATTAAATAAAAGACAAATAAGTATACCTGATGACATTGAAATTGTAGCTATAGGTATGAACGACCGTGAATATACTGAATTTAGTACTCCTCCTGTAACTATAGTAGATATACCTATTGAAGAAATGGCTGGAACCTGCATATCTCTTGTTGAGAAATTAATTAATAGAGATATAGAAAATCCTACTTCTATTTTATTTGATGGTCCATTAATACTTAGGAACTCTTAA
- a CDS encoding ABC transporter permease, translated as MKNTTMIVFKKELKDIFRDRKTIIFSILIPMLLLPLISFFMSSVVNKSEKSVKENLKIAIVDKGNSSLGNYLRKQKNIKIVKSNNIKSDVKDGKILVAVTIPEDFDEYLKMDANTKITLTYDNSSTDAMTAYDIVNSYVDKYSKSIVAGRLAKRNINPEVLTPVKVNLNTTQKDNGTGAIMVTMLVPLLLMLYSATGVIGSSVDLGAGEKERGTLEPLLTTKASRLSILWGKILAISIVGIIISIASLIGLYITMKQKNGMFGNGTGFNLGAETMILVMILPIMSTIAFGAIELAISIYARSFKEAQTYLSPVTIIAMVLVYLVMMKDPKNIEMFYFNIPITNATCLIKEFLVGIHNYTHIAITFGWMIVYMVAALVFARYMFSREEVIFRS; from the coding sequence ATGAAAAATACTACAATGATAGTTTTTAAAAAGGAACTTAAGGATATATTTAGGGATAGAAAGACAATTATTTTTAGCATACTTATACCTATGCTACTGCTTCCACTTATATCGTTTTTTATGTCTAGCGTAGTAAATAAGAGCGAAAAAAGCGTAAAGGAAAATTTGAAAATTGCTATAGTGGATAAGGGAAACAGTTCTCTTGGAAATTACTTAAGGAAGCAAAAGAATATAAAAATAGTTAAGTCAAATAATATAAAAAGTGATGTGAAGGACGGAAAAATATTAGTTGCAGTAACTATTCCAGAGGATTTTGATGAATATTTAAAGATGGATGCTAATACTAAAATCACTTTGACTTATGATAATTCTAGCACGGATGCTATGACAGCATATGACATTGTTAATTCGTATGTAGATAAATATTCAAAGTCAATTGTTGCGGGAAGACTTGCTAAAAGAAATATAAATCCTGAAGTATTAACTCCAGTAAAGGTTAACTTAAATACAACTCAAAAGGATAACGGAACAGGAGCAATTATGGTTACCATGTTAGTACCACTTTTACTTATGCTCTATAGTGCTACAGGAGTAATTGGTTCGTCTGTTGATTTAGGAGCAGGAGAAAAAGAAAGAGGAACTCTTGAGCCACTTCTTACAACTAAAGCAAGTAGACTTTCTATACTATGGGGGAAAATTTTAGCAATAAGTATAGTAGGAATAATAATATCAATTGCATCACTTATTGGACTGTATATTACTATGAAACAGAAGAATGGAATGTTCGGTAATGGAACTGGCTTTAATTTAGGAGCAGAGACTATGATACTTGTAATGATTCTACCAATTATGAGTACAATTGCATTTGGTGCTATAGAACTTGCAATAAGCATCTATGCAAGATCATTTAAGGAAGCTCAAACTTATTTAAGTCCTGTAACTATCATAGCTATGGTTCTTGTATACCTAGTAATGATGAAAGACCCTAAAAATATAGAAATGTTTTATTTTAATATACCAATAACAAATGCAACCTGCCTTATAAAAGAATTTTTAGTAGGCATACACAATTACACTCATATAGCAATTACCTTCGGATGGATGATAGTTTATATGGTAGCAGCACTTGTTTTTGCAAGATATATGTTTAGCAGAGAAGAAGTTATATTTAGATCATAA
- a CDS encoding S-layer protein, translating to MKLFKTLILKSNLKRLGGGHLGTQNFDVFSKFIGLCLSLKYFILKYKSKFYNEDKINKLDGNIDTHDSDIKSIREFNESSDIVREDSVYTAEKYRINVSSSLGDIIVIPNEINMYRHRMIFREKNCTQLTYYYG from the coding sequence ATGAAACTTTTTAAAACCCTTATTCTTAAATCAAATTTGAAAAGACTAGGAGGTGGGCACTTAGGAACCCAAAATTTTGATGTTTTTTCTAAGTTTATAGGTTTATGTCTATCTTTAAAATATTTCATATTAAAATATAAGAGCAAATTTTATAATGAAGATAAGATAAATAAATTAGATGGAAACATTGATACACATGATTCGGATATAAAAAGTATAAGAGAATTTAATGAGAGTTCAGATATAGTAAGAGAAGATTCAGTATACACGGCTGAAAAATATAGAATTAATGTCAGCAGTAGTTTGGGTGATATAATCGTCATCCCCAACGAAATAAATATGTATAGACACCGTATGATTTTTAGAGAAAAAAATTGTACACAATTAACTTACTACTACGGTTAA
- a CDS encoding condensation domain-containing protein translates to MRFKAEIFDKLQFLFESYKFNDHVLHCIITFNGKINIPLLKRALIITVKVVPILKSRYAQNIKEPYWEEIMDINLDNIITVVNTKGKFHEFIVSEIDATKGPQIKTCLLDLYNKHTLAILINHMICDAAGFKKYLYILCDIYSNLLTNDEYCPNFTLNGSRSIQIINDEFNFIHKIRTFISQRKESNGIINLKFPMSSEKSFNAFILTHTIDANRFKRIKAYCKVHNFTLNDVLLAAYYRVLYKTFNENKLSISVAVDMRKHLKSKDVNSLCNLTSTVISVINYESNDTFYDTAKKVNENMTLKKINSIGLNGFVKISLLFKLFSYTRLKKLLSSHFNNPLIGMTNIGILNHEKLCFDGTEIENAFMCGSIKYKPYFQLAVTTYNKTMTLSINLYGTKEDKKIIENFFTLFDNELPV, encoded by the coding sequence ATGAGATTTAAAGCTGAAATTTTTGACAAATTGCAGTTTCTATTTGAAAGCTATAAATTCAATGATCACGTTCTTCACTGCATTATAACCTTCAATGGAAAAATTAATATTCCACTTCTAAAGAGAGCCCTAATTATTACTGTGAAGGTAGTTCCCATTTTAAAAAGCAGATATGCTCAAAATATTAAGGAACCCTATTGGGAAGAAATAATGGATATAAATTTAGATAATATTATAACGGTTGTAAATACTAAGGGTAAGTTTCATGAATTCATAGTATCTGAAATTGATGCAACCAAAGGTCCTCAAATCAAAACTTGTTTACTTGATTTGTATAATAAACACACTCTAGCCATACTTATAAATCATATGATATGTGATGCTGCTGGTTTTAAAAAATACCTCTACATATTATGTGATATCTATTCAAATTTACTGACGAATGATGAATATTGTCCAAACTTTACTCTAAATGGCAGTAGGAGCATTCAAATAATAAATGATGAATTTAACTTTATCCATAAAATTAGAACCTTTATCTCTCAAAGAAAAGAGAGCAATGGTATTATTAATTTAAAATTTCCAATGAGTTCCGAAAAATCTTTTAATGCCTTTATACTTACACACACAATAGATGCTAATAGATTTAAACGTATTAAAGCCTATTGTAAAGTACACAACTTCACCTTAAATGATGTTCTTCTTGCTGCTTACTATAGAGTTCTCTATAAAACCTTTAATGAAAACAAGCTTAGCATTTCAGTTGCAGTTGATATGCGAAAACATTTAAAATCAAAAGATGTAAATTCGCTATGTAATCTAACTTCTACTGTTATAAGCGTAATTAATTATGAAAGCAATGATACTTTTTATGATACTGCTAAAAAAGTAAATGAAAACATGACTTTGAAAAAGATAAATTCCATTGGACTGAATGGTTTTGTTAAAATATCTCTTCTTTTTAAACTATTTAGCTACACTAGGTTAAAAAAATTATTATCATCACATTTTAATAATCCACTTATAGGAATGACTAATATAGGAATTTTAAATCATGAAAAGCTCTGCTTTGATGGTACAGAAATAGAAAACGCATTTATGTGTGGCTCAATAAAATATAAGCCTTACTTCCAATTAGCAGTAACAACTTATAACAAAACTATGACCTTAAGTATAAATCTATACGGAACAAAAGAAGATAAAAAAATTATAGAAAACTTTTTTACTCTATTTGATAACGAACTCCCTGTGTAA
- a CDS encoding ABC transporter ATP-binding protein, with the protein MVEVKGLTKRFKDITAVDNISFEVKEGEIVGLLGENGAGKTTTLRMLATMLKITDGKAIINGYDAQKESDKVRGEIGILFGGEVGIYDRLTARENIMYFAELNGMSNEEAKKSIDNLTKSLQMEEYIDKRVGKFSRGMKQKVSIARSIVHNPSVVLFDEPTTGLDVSASRIVQDFILHCKNENKAVVFSSHSMPEVEKLCDRVIIIHKGKIVEEGSIEALKKKHNNNNLEEVFLELIK; encoded by the coding sequence ATGGTAGAAGTTAAAGGGCTTACAAAGAGGTTTAAAGATATAACGGCCGTTGATAATATAAGCTTTGAAGTTAAAGAAGGAGAAATAGTTGGATTGCTTGGTGAAAATGGAGCAGGAAAGACAACTACCTTAAGAATGTTAGCTACAATGCTTAAAATAACAGATGGAAAAGCAATTATAAATGGATACGATGCTCAGAAAGAATCTGATAAGGTAAGAGGCGAAATAGGAATTCTTTTTGGAGGAGAGGTTGGAATTTATGACAGGCTTACAGCAAGAGAAAATATAATGTACTTTGCAGAATTAAATGGAATGTCAAATGAAGAGGCTAAAAAAAGTATAGATAATTTAACTAAAAGTCTTCAAATGGAAGAGTACATTGATAAGAGGGTTGGTAAGTTTTCTAGAGGTATGAAACAAAAGGTTTCAATTGCAAGATCAATTGTTCATAATCCTTCAGTAGTACTTTTTGATGAGCCAACTACAGGATTAGATGTTAGTGCTTCAAGGATAGTTCAAGATTTTATATTGCATTGTAAAAATGAAAATAAAGCAGTGGTTTTTTCAAGTCACAGTATGCCTGAGGTAGAAAAACTTTGTGATAGAGTAATCATAATTCACAAAGGAAAAATAGTAGAAGAGGGCAGTATTGAGGCGCTTAAAAAGAAACACAATAATAATAATTTGGAAGAAGTATTTTTAGAGTTAATAAAGTGA
- a CDS encoding right-handed parallel beta-helix repeat-containing protein: protein MKKIKMNSLKIQLLFCITFIMIIAGGGKLKAQQIDNSWTVIDSATYSGTSLNNAINTLIAQGKTKFYISDGVYNLDGSIDLNVPNISIQGQSKDNTKIVQTNASRNTLEISADGAKISNLNINNQAGGISVSCHNSNNVSVENCEIYGAKNNHALVFVKDGTDDIADIENSNLNINNVIEKNQIYSSYSGDGVFFSKQSYGTLDSNVIIGTRVAFYLSRNSEVGYNVIENSPTNGIRYAVPAYDNKIIGNTIENSTNSGISVVRENPSVTPVNYRADDLKIDNNTIIGSRYFGIEASNLKESEIAGNTIDSTDFNGVYVLYSDKLSISQNHINNSNYNLKEGEVDSWNTTYDSGIMMDYMVTNSNVYGNTIINLSNNCPYGIRVQPDPSNTYNNITGNTISGYFNNAISSKLESPFYNVIASDNTISLIPQ from the coding sequence ATGAAAAAAATTAAAATGAATTCACTTAAGATTCAATTACTATTTTGTATTACATTTATTATGATAATTGCAGGAGGCGGAAAGCTAAAAGCTCAGCAAATTGATAATAGCTGGACAGTAATTGATTCAGCAACGTATTCAGGAACATCCTTAAACAATGCAATAAATACATTAATAGCACAAGGTAAGACAAAGTTCTATATTTCAGATGGTGTGTATAATTTGGATGGAAGTATAGACCTTAATGTACCTAATATAAGTATACAAGGACAATCTAAGGATAATACAAAAATAGTACAAACCAACGCATCAAGAAATACTTTAGAAATTAGCGCAGATGGTGCAAAGATCTCTAATTTAAATATCAATAATCAGGCAGGAGGTATATCAGTATCTTGTCATAACTCAAATAATGTTAGTGTAGAGAATTGTGAAATTTATGGTGCTAAAAATAATCATGCATTAGTTTTTGTTAAGGATGGAACAGATGACATAGCAGACATTGAAAATAGCAATTTAAACATAAATAACGTAATAGAAAAAAATCAAATTTATTCAAGTTATTCAGGCGACGGAGTATTTTTTTCAAAGCAGAGTTATGGAACTTTAGACAGTAACGTTATTATTGGAACTAGGGTAGCATTTTATTTATCTAGAAACTCAGAAGTTGGATATAATGTCATAGAAAATTCTCCAACTAATGGAATAAGGTATGCTGTTCCAGCTTACGATAACAAAATAATAGGAAATACAATAGAAAATTCTACAAACTCAGGTATTTCGGTTGTAAGAGAAAATCCTTCAGTAACTCCTGTAAATTATAGAGCGGATGACTTAAAAATTGATAACAACACAATAATAGGTTCTAGATATTTTGGAATTGAAGCAAGTAACTTAAAAGAATCTGAAATAGCAGGCAACACAATAGATTCAACAGATTTTAATGGTGTATATGTCCTTTATTCGGATAAGTTATCAATATCTCAAAATCATATAAATAATTCAAACTATAATCTAAAGGAAGGCGAAGTTGATTCGTGGAATACAACATATGACTCAGGAATAATGATGGACTATATGGTTACTAATTCAAATGTATATGGAAATACTATTATTAATTTAAGTAATAATTGCCCATATGGAATAAGGGTGCAGCCAGATCCATCGAATACTTATAATAATATTACAGGTAATACTATAAGCGGATATTTTAATAATGCTATATCTTCAAAATTAGAATCACCTTTTTATAATGTGATAGCTTCGGATAACACAATAAGTTTAATACCACAATAA
- a CDS encoding nitroreductase family protein gives MIDLLKTRRSIRKYKNKEIEKEKVDTLLKAALLAPTSMGKRSWEFIAVTNKNLISELSTARKMGSQFLKGAPLVIVVVENPEATDAYIEDGAIASTLIQVTAHSMGLGSCWCHVRNRDRIDYDTTEAFIKTLLNIPENLKVECMLGIGYPDEERKAYTDEDLALNKLHYDKYSK, from the coding sequence ATGATAGATTTATTAAAAACTAGAAGAAGCATAAGAAAATACAAGAATAAAGAAATAGAGAAGGAAAAGGTGGATACTCTTTTAAAAGCAGCTCTTTTAGCTCCAACTTCTATGGGTAAAAGGTCTTGGGAATTTATAGCGGTAACAAATAAGAACTTGATTTCAGAGCTTTCTACAGCAAGAAAAATGGGGAGTCAATTTCTAAAAGGTGCACCACTAGTTATTGTAGTAGTTGAGAACCCTGAGGCTACTGATGCATATATAGAGGATGGTGCCATAGCATCAACTTTAATCCAAGTTACTGCTCACTCCATGGGTCTAGGCTCTTGTTGGTGTCATGTAAGAAATAGGGATAGAATCGATTATGACACCACTGAAGCTTTTATAAAAACTTTGCTAAACATTCCCGAAAACCTAAAGGTTGAATGCATGCTGGGCATAGGATACCCGGACGAAGAAAGAAAAGCTTATACAGACGAAGACTTAGCTTTAAATAAACTTCATTACGACAAATATTCTAAATAG